The Pseudomonas allokribbensis genome has a window encoding:
- a CDS encoding YgfZ/GcvT domain-containing protein, which produces MADSAFFCTLSHEGVLAVRGADAGKFLQGQLTCNINYLSDTQASLGARCTQKGRMQSSFRIVLEGDGVLLAMAGELLEPQLADLKKYAVFSKSKLTDESASWVRFGLDHGDAALSSLSLELPAETDSVARHEGLIAIRVSPNRAELWVPTDQADSIKGKLSAQLSEAELNQWLLGQIRAGIGQVMPSTRELFIPQMLNLQAVGGVSFKKGCYTGQEIVARMQYLGKLKRRLYRVQLDASELPEPGTPLFAPSHGSSIGEVVLAARAEKNIELLAVLQAEAAEAGDLHLGTAEGPTLHLLDLPYELDRDREIQR; this is translated from the coding sequence ATGGCCGATTCTGCTTTTTTCTGCACCCTGTCTCATGAAGGCGTTCTCGCGGTTCGCGGCGCGGATGCCGGCAAATTCCTGCAAGGCCAGCTGACCTGCAACATCAATTACTTGAGTGATACCCAGGCCAGCCTCGGTGCCCGCTGCACGCAGAAAGGCCGGATGCAGTCGAGTTTCCGCATCGTGCTTGAAGGCGACGGCGTGCTGCTGGCCATGGCCGGCGAGCTGCTGGAGCCGCAACTGGCGGATCTGAAAAAGTACGCGGTGTTCTCCAAATCGAAACTGACCGACGAAAGCGCCTCCTGGGTGCGCTTCGGCCTCGATCATGGCGATGCTGCCCTGAGCAGCCTGAGTCTGGAACTGCCGGCAGAAACCGACAGCGTGGCCCGCCACGAAGGCCTGATCGCCATTCGCGTCTCCCCGAACCGTGCCGAACTCTGGGTACCGACCGATCAGGCCGACAGCATCAAAGGCAAGCTGTCCGCACAACTGAGCGAAGCCGAACTCAATCAATGGCTGCTGGGCCAGATCCGCGCCGGTATCGGTCAAGTCATGCCGAGCACCCGTGAGCTGTTCATCCCGCAGATGCTCAACCTGCAAGCCGTCGGCGGCGTGAGTTTCAAGAAAGGCTGCTACACCGGCCAGGAAATCGTTGCGCGCATGCAATACCTGGGCAAGCTCAAGCGTCGCCTGTACCGAGTGCAACTGGACGCCAGCGAATTGCCGGAGCCGGGCACCCCGCTGTTCGCCCCGAGCCACGGCAGCTCCATCGGCGAAGTGGTGCTGGCCGCCCGCGCCGAGAAAAATATTGAACTGCTGGCGGTGTTGCAGGCCGAAGCTGCCGAAGCGGGCGATTTGCATCTGGGCACGGCCGAAGGTCCGACGCTGCACTTGCTCGACCTGCCTTACGAACTGGATCGCGACCGCGAAATCCAGCGTTGA
- a CDS encoding succinate dehydrogenase assembly factor 2 — protein sequence MVEQVELNRLFWHSRRGMLELDVLLVPFVKEVYANLNEVDRALYVRLLECEDQDMFGWFMERSESEDPELQRMVRMILDRVQPK from the coding sequence ATGGTCGAACAAGTTGAACTGAATCGCCTCTTTTGGCACAGCCGTCGCGGCATGCTTGAGCTTGACGTGCTGCTGGTGCCGTTCGTGAAAGAGGTCTACGCGAATCTGAACGAGGTGGATCGCGCGCTGTATGTCCGCCTGCTCGAGTGCGAGGATCAGGACATGTTCGGCTGGTTCATGGAGCGCAGCGAGTCTGAAGACCCGGAGCTGCAACGCATGGTTCGCATGATTCTGGATCGTGTCCAGCCCAAGTAA
- a CDS encoding protein YgfX has product MSSPSNTFECRWQASRQLLAAYLLAQAFALCALFLLVLPFWVSLLGAVACLSHAAWVLPRQILLSHPKAFCGLRRDADGWQLWNQTDGWQPVQLRPDSLALPLIVVLRFRLRGEWRVRSICVPRDSQTADLHRRLRVRLKFSRRRWAAPE; this is encoded by the coding sequence GTGTCCAGCCCAAGTAACACGTTCGAATGCCGCTGGCAGGCCTCACGGCAATTGCTGGCGGCGTATCTCCTGGCCCAGGCGTTCGCCCTGTGCGCTCTGTTTCTGCTTGTCCTGCCTTTCTGGGTCAGTCTGCTCGGTGCGGTAGCCTGTCTGAGCCACGCTGCCTGGGTGTTGCCCCGCCAGATTCTGTTGAGTCATCCCAAGGCTTTCTGCGGATTGCGTCGTGACGCCGATGGCTGGCAGTTGTGGAATCAGACCGATGGCTGGCAGCCGGTGCAGTTGCGTCCGGACAGTCTGGCGCTGCCATTGATCGTGGTTTTGCGCTTTCGATTGCGTGGGGAGTGGCGGGTCAGGTCGATCTGCGTGCCCCGGGACTCGCAGACGGCGGATTTGCACCGACGCCTGCGAGTACGCCTCAAGTTCAGCCGGCGTAGGTGGGCGGCACCAGAATAG
- the nadB gene encoding L-aspartate oxidase, with translation MSQQFQHDVLVIGSGAAGLSLALTLPGHLRIAVLSKGDLANGSTYWAQGGVAAVLDDTDTVESHVDDTLNAGGGLCHEDAVRFTVEHSKEAIQWLIDQGVPFTRDEQSGTEDGGFEFHLTREGGHSHRRIIHAADATGAAIFTTLLAQAKQRPNIELLEQRVAVDLITERRLGLDGDRCLGAYVLNRKTGEVDTYGARFVILASGGAAKVYLYTSNPDGACGDGIAMAWRSGCRVANLEFNQFHPTCLYHPQAKSFLITEALRGEGAHLKLPNGERFMQRFDPRAELAPRDIVARAIDHEMKRLGVDCVYLDISHKPEAFIKTHFPTVYERCLGFGIDITKQPIPVVPAAHYTCGGVMVDQQGRTDVPGLYAIGETSFTGLHGANRMASNSLLECFVYARSAAADILEQLSDIAIPRALPAWDASQVTDSDEDVIIAHNWDELRRFMWDYVGIVRTNKRLQRAQHRVRLLLDEIDEFYSNYKVSRDLIELRNLAQVAELMIRSAMERKESRGLHYTLDYPDLLPEALDTILVPPTYAG, from the coding sequence ATGAGCCAACAGTTTCAACACGATGTTCTGGTGATTGGCAGCGGCGCTGCCGGTTTGAGTCTCGCGCTGACCCTGCCCGGTCACTTGCGCATCGCCGTATTGAGCAAGGGCGATCTCGCCAACGGTTCGACCTATTGGGCCCAGGGTGGCGTCGCGGCCGTGCTGGATGACACCGACACTGTCGAATCCCACGTCGACGACACGCTCAATGCCGGTGGCGGCCTGTGCCATGAAGACGCGGTACGTTTCACTGTCGAGCACAGCAAAGAGGCGATCCAGTGGCTGATTGACCAGGGCGTGCCGTTCACCCGAGATGAGCAGTCCGGCACAGAAGATGGCGGCTTCGAGTTCCACCTCACCCGCGAAGGCGGCCACAGCCACCGCCGCATCATTCACGCCGCCGACGCCACCGGTGCTGCGATCTTCACAACCTTGCTGGCCCAAGCCAAACAACGCCCGAATATAGAGCTGCTGGAACAGCGCGTCGCCGTCGATCTGATCACCGAACGACGCCTGGGACTGGACGGCGACCGCTGCCTCGGCGCCTACGTGCTCAACCGCAAGACCGGCGAAGTCGACACCTACGGCGCCCGGTTCGTGATTCTGGCTTCTGGCGGCGCCGCCAAGGTCTACCTCTATACCAGCAACCCCGACGGCGCCTGCGGTGATGGCATCGCCATGGCCTGGCGTTCGGGCTGCCGGGTGGCGAACCTGGAGTTCAATCAGTTCCACCCCACTTGCCTGTATCACCCGCAGGCCAAGAGTTTCCTGATCACCGAAGCCCTGCGCGGCGAAGGCGCGCATTTGAAACTGCCGAACGGTGAGCGCTTCATGCAGCGTTTCGACCCGCGCGCCGAACTGGCGCCACGGGACATCGTCGCTCGGGCCATCGACCACGAGATGAAGCGCCTGGGTGTCGATTGCGTCTATCTCGACATCAGCCACAAACCCGAAGCGTTCATCAAGACGCACTTCCCGACCGTCTACGAGCGCTGCCTCGGATTCGGCATCGACATCACCAAGCAACCGATCCCGGTCGTCCCGGCGGCGCACTACACCTGCGGCGGCGTCATGGTGGACCAACAGGGTCGCACCGACGTGCCCGGGCTGTACGCCATCGGCGAAACCAGCTTCACCGGGCTGCACGGCGCCAACCGCATGGCCAGCAACTCGCTGCTGGAATGCTTCGTTTATGCCCGCTCGGCTGCGGCGGACATTCTCGAGCAATTATCCGACATCGCCATCCCCCGCGCCCTGCCCGCCTGGGATGCAAGCCAGGTAACCGACTCCGACGAAGACGTGATCATCGCGCACAACTGGGACGAGCTACGACGCTTCATGTGGGACTACGTCGGCATCGTGCGCACCAACAAACGTCTGCAACGCGCACAACATCGCGTGCGTCTGTTGCTGGACGAAATCGACGAGTTCTACAGCAACTATAAAGTCAGTCGCGACCTGATCGAGCTGCGCAACCTGGCGCAAGTGGCGGAATTGATGATCCGCTCAGCCATGGAGCGCAAAGAGAGCCGAGGCCTGCATTACACCCTCGACTACCCGGATCTGCTGCCCGAAGCGCTCGACACTATTCTGGTGCCGCCCACCTACGCCGGCTGA
- the rpoE gene encoding RNA polymerase sigma factor RpoE, translated as MLTQEEDQQLVERVQRGDKRAFDLLVLKYQHKILGLIVRFVHDTHEAQDVAQEAFIKAYRALGNFRGDSAFYTWLYRIAINTAKNYLVSRGRRPPDSDVSSEDAEFYDGDHGLKDLESPERALLRDEIEGTVHRTIQQLPEDLRTALTLREFDGLSYEDIASVMQCPVGTVRSRIFRAREAIDKALQPLLQEN; from the coding sequence ATGCTAACCCAGGAAGAGGATCAGCAGCTGGTCGAGCGCGTTCAGCGCGGTGACAAGCGAGCTTTCGATCTGCTCGTGTTGAAGTATCAACACAAAATTCTCGGGTTGATCGTGCGTTTCGTGCACGACACCCATGAAGCCCAGGATGTTGCTCAAGAAGCCTTTATCAAGGCTTACCGGGCACTAGGAAATTTCCGCGGAGACAGTGCGTTTTATACGTGGCTTTACCGCATCGCCATCAACACGGCGAAAAACTATCTGGTTTCACGCGGCCGCCGGCCGCCGGATAGCGATGTCAGTTCTGAAGATGCAGAGTTCTATGACGGCGATCACGGCCTGAAGGATCTCGAATCTCCTGAACGCGCATTGCTGCGGGATGAGATCGAAGGCACCGTCCATCGAACCATTCAGCAACTGCCAGAGGATTTGCGCACGGCTTTAACTTTGCGCGAATTCGACGGTCTGAGTTACGAGGACATCGCGAGCGTCATGCAATGTCCGGTTGGTACCGTGCGCTCCCGGATTTTCCGCGCCCGGGAGGCCATCGATAAAGCCCTGCAGCCGTTGTTGCAGGAAAACTAA
- a CDS encoding sigma-E factor negative regulatory protein has product MSREALQESLSAVMDNEADELELRRVLNALDDVETRETWARYQIARAAMHKDLLLPRLDLAAAVSAALEDEATPAKVSRGPWRSLGRLAVAASVTVAVLAGVRLYNHDEIAGVELAQQSNQPALAVPQVKGPAVLAGYNESSEATGPMANGVLQGQPGWHDQRLPGYLRQHAQQAALKGTESALPYARAASLENR; this is encoded by the coding sequence ATGAGTCGTGAAGCCCTGCAGGAATCGCTGTCCGCAGTGATGGATAACGAAGCGGACGAACTGGAATTGCGTCGGGTGCTCAATGCACTGGACGATGTTGAAACCCGTGAAACCTGGGCTCGTTATCAGATCGCTCGGGCAGCCATGCACAAGGATCTGCTGCTTCCACGGCTGGATCTCGCTGCGGCAGTGTCTGCTGCGCTGGAAGACGAAGCCACTCCAGCCAAAGTGTCCCGCGGTCCATGGCGCAGCCTGGGTCGTCTGGCCGTTGCAGCCTCGGTGACCGTTGCCGTTCTGGCGGGTGTTCGTCTGTATAACCACGACGAAATTGCCGGTGTTGAACTGGCGCAGCAATCCAATCAGCCTGCATTGGCCGTTCCTCAAGTCAAAGGCCCGGCTGTATTGGCAGGCTACAATGAGAGTTCGGAAGCCACCGGCCCTATGGCCAATGGTGTGCTGCAAGGCCAGCCAGGCTGGCACGATCAGCGTCTACCAGGTTACCTGCGCCAACACGCTCAACAAGCTGCGCTGAAAGGTACTGAAAGCGCATTGCCTTACGCGCGTGCAGCAAGCCTGGAAAACCGTTAA
- a CDS encoding MucB/RseB C-terminal domain-containing protein: MRAIPLLSLLLSGWFIVPAHADEAQDWLTRLGQAEQQQSFHGTFVYERNGSFSTHNIWHRVQNGQVRERLLQLDGSAQEVVRVDGHTQCVSGTLIAGLGDSPNSAARPLDPQKLKNWYDLAVIGKSRVAGREAVIVSLTPRDQHRYGFELHLDKETGLPLKSLLLNDNGQLLERFQFTRLETSEVPSDKDLQADSDCKPVNLEGDKASAVKTAQVWRSDWLPPGFELTSSSSHKDPETKTQVNSLLYDDGLARFSVFLEPLNGATVTDTRTQLGPTVAVSRRLTTPQGEVMVTVVGEIPIGTAERIALSIRNDGAATSKQ, from the coding sequence ATGCGCGCCATACCTCTACTTTCGCTTCTGCTCAGTGGCTGGTTCATCGTTCCAGCCCACGCCGACGAGGCCCAGGACTGGCTGACCCGTCTGGGCCAGGCCGAGCAGCAGCAAAGCTTTCACGGCACATTCGTTTACGAGCGTAACGGTAGTTTCTCTACCCATAACATCTGGCATCGTGTCCAGAATGGTCAGGTCCGCGAGCGTTTGCTTCAGCTCGACGGCTCGGCTCAGGAAGTCGTGCGCGTTGATGGGCATACTCAATGCGTCAGCGGCACCCTGATTGCGGGACTGGGGGACTCTCCCAACTCTGCCGCTCGTCCTCTTGATCCTCAAAAGCTGAAGAATTGGTATGACCTTGCCGTCATCGGCAAGTCGCGTGTGGCCGGGCGTGAGGCGGTGATCGTGTCGCTGACGCCGCGCGATCAGCATCGCTATGGATTCGAGCTGCATCTGGACAAGGAAACGGGGTTGCCGCTCAAGTCGTTGCTGCTCAACGACAACGGGCAGTTGCTTGAAAGGTTCCAGTTCACTCGACTGGAGACCTCTGAGGTTCCGTCCGACAAGGATCTCCAGGCCGATTCCGATTGCAAGCCTGTGAACCTTGAAGGCGACAAGGCTTCTGCCGTCAAGACCGCTCAGGTCTGGCGCTCTGACTGGCTGCCTCCTGGCTTTGAACTCACCAGCAGTTCTTCGCACAAGGATCCCGAGACCAAGACGCAGGTCAACAGCCTGCTGTATGACGATGGTCTGGCGCGTTTCTCTGTATTCCTCGAGCCGTTGAACGGTGCAACTGTCACCGATACCCGGACTCAGTTGGGCCCTACCGTTGCCGTATCCCGTCGCTTGACCACGCCTCAAGGTGAAGTGATGGTGACGGTTGTCGGCGAGATTCCAATCGGCACCGCTGAGCGGATTGCCTTGTCGATACGCAATGATGGCGCTGCAACCAGCAAGCAGTGA
- a CDS encoding DegQ family serine endoprotease, with protein MSIPSLKSYLSIVATVLVLGQAVPAAQAAEAASPANLPDFTQLVEQASPAVVNISTTQKLPDRKVNQQMPDLEGLPPMLREFFERGMPPQQRSPRGDRQREAQSLGSGFIISPDGYILTNNHVIADADEILVRLADRSEMKAKLIGTDPRSDVALLKIEGKDLPVLKLGKSQDLKAGQWVVAIGSPFGFDHTVTQGIVSAVGRSLPNENYVPFIQTDVPINPGNSGGPLFNLNGEVVGINSQIYTRSGGFMGVSFAIPIDVAMDVSNQLKSGGKVSRGWLGVVIQEVNKDLAESFGLEKPAGALVAQIQDDGPAAKGGLQVGDVILSMNGQPIVMSADLPHLVGALKAGAKANLEVIREGKRKNVELTVGAIPDEDKELDALPKSGVETNSNRLGVSVAELSAEQKKTYDLKGGVVIKEVQDGPAALIGLQPGDIITHLNNQAIGSAKEFSEIAKALPKNRSVSMRVLRQGRASFITFKLAE; from the coding sequence ATGTCGATACCAAGCTTGAAGTCTTATCTCTCCATCGTCGCCACCGTGCTGGTGCTCGGTCAGGCTGTTCCTGCAGCCCAGGCGGCTGAAGCGGCCAGCCCGGCCAACCTGCCGGATTTCACCCAGTTGGTCGAACAGGCCTCGCCTGCGGTGGTGAACATCAGTACCACGCAAAAGCTGCCGGATCGCAAAGTGAACCAGCAGATGCCGGACCTGGAAGGCTTGCCGCCGATGCTGCGCGAGTTCTTCGAGCGCGGGATGCCGCCACAACAACGTTCTCCGCGTGGTGATCGCCAGCGTGAGGCGCAATCGTTGGGTTCGGGCTTCATCATCTCGCCGGATGGCTACATCCTGACCAACAACCACGTGATTGCCGACGCTGACGAAATCCTCGTTCGTCTGGCGGATCGCAGTGAAATGAAAGCCAAGCTGATCGGCACCGACCCACGCTCCGACGTGGCCCTGCTGAAAATCGAAGGCAAGGATCTGCCAGTACTCAAACTCGGCAAATCCCAGGATCTGAAAGCAGGCCAGTGGGTCGTGGCGATCGGCTCGCCGTTCGGCTTCGATCACACGGTGACCCAGGGCATCGTCAGCGCCGTTGGTCGCAGCCTGCCAAACGAAAACTATGTGCCGTTCATTCAGACCGACGTGCCGATCAACCCGGGCAACTCCGGTGGTCCGCTGTTCAACCTGAACGGTGAAGTGGTGGGGATCAACTCGCAGATCTACACCCGTTCCGGTGGCTTCATGGGCGTTTCGTTCGCCATTCCGATCGACGTTGCCATGGACGTATCCAACCAGCTGAAAAGCGGTGGCAAGGTCAGCCGTGGCTGGCTGGGTGTGGTCATTCAGGAAGTGAACAAGGATCTGGCCGAGTCGTTCGGTCTGGAAAAACCGGCCGGTGCGCTGGTGGCGCAGATCCAGGATGACGGTCCGGCAGCCAAGGGCGGCCTGCAAGTAGGTGACGTGATCCTGAGCATGAACGGTCAGCCGATCGTCATGTCCGCTGACCTTCCTCATCTGGTCGGCGCGCTGAAGGCTGGTGCCAAGGCCAATCTGGAAGTGATTCGTGAAGGCAAGCGCAAGAATGTCGAGCTGACGGTCGGCGCGATTCCTGACGAAGACAAGGAGCTGGATGCCCTGCCGAAGTCCGGTGTCGAGACCAACAGCAATCGTCTGGGTGTTTCGGTCGCTGAGCTGTCTGCCGAGCAGAAGAAAACCTACGACCTCAAGGGCGGTGTGGTGATCAAGGAAGTGCAGGACGGTCCTGCCGCCCTGATCGGCTTGCAGCCAGGCGATATCATCACTCACCTGAACAACCAGGCCATTGGTTCGGCCAAGGAGTTCTCCGAGATCGCCAAGGCACTGCCGAAGAATCGCTCCGTGTCGATGCGGGTTCTGCGTCAGGGTCGTGCCAGCTTCATCACGTTCAAGCTGGCTGAATGA
- a CDS encoding M48 family metalloprotease, whose amino-acid sequence MTFLRPTLLTLACLLASPGFADDLPSLGDASSAIVSPQQEYQLGRAWLALLRSQVSQLNDPQLKDYVESSVYKLVETSQVNDRRLEFILINSPQLNAFAAPGGIVGVNGGLFLNAQTEGEYASVLAHELAHLSQRHFARGVEASQRMQVPMMAALLAGIVIAAAGGGEAGIATIAGTQAAAIQSQRTFSRQNEQEADRIGILNLEKAGYDPRSMPTMFERLMRQYRYDAKPPEFLLTHPVTESRIADTRNRAEQAKPGGIEDSVRYQLIRARVQLIYEETPGLGAKRFRAQLDENPKNDVARYGLAIAQIKGGQLNEARENLKQLLERSPNEIIFNLAQVDLDITNNRLAEAQSRVDRMLTQYPGNYPLNQVRVDLLLKQNRTADAEKALEGLLKSRPDDPDVWYQVAETRGLSGNIIGLHQARAEYFALVGDYRQAIQQLDFAKRKAGSNFPLSSRIDARQRELMEQERMIKDMMG is encoded by the coding sequence ATGACATTTTTGCGCCCTACCCTGCTGACGCTCGCTTGCCTGCTCGCCTCACCGGGCTTTGCCGACGACCTGCCGTCACTCGGTGACGCCAGCTCTGCCATCGTCTCGCCACAACAGGAATACCAACTGGGCCGCGCGTGGTTGGCGCTGCTGCGCAGCCAGGTTTCACAGCTCAACGATCCACAGCTCAAGGACTACGTCGAGTCCAGCGTCTATAAACTGGTGGAAACCAGCCAGGTCAACGACCGACGCCTGGAATTCATCCTGATCAACAGCCCGCAACTCAACGCCTTCGCGGCACCGGGCGGGATTGTCGGGGTCAACGGCGGCCTGTTCCTCAATGCCCAGACCGAAGGTGAATATGCCTCGGTACTGGCTCACGAACTGGCTCACTTGTCCCAACGTCACTTCGCCCGAGGCGTCGAGGCGTCCCAGCGGATGCAGGTGCCGATGATGGCCGCGTTGCTGGCCGGGATCGTCATTGCGGCCGCCGGTGGCGGTGAGGCCGGGATCGCGACCATCGCGGGCACCCAGGCCGCAGCGATCCAGTCGCAACGGACCTTCTCGCGCCAGAACGAACAGGAAGCCGACCGCATCGGCATCCTCAACCTGGAAAAGGCCGGTTACGACCCGCGTTCCATGCCGACCATGTTCGAACGCCTGATGCGCCAGTACCGCTACGACGCCAAGCCGCCGGAATTCCTGCTGACTCACCCGGTGACCGAATCGCGGATCGCCGACACCCGCAACCGTGCCGAGCAGGCCAAACCCGGCGGGATCGAAGACAGCGTGCGCTATCAACTGATTCGCGCGCGGGTGCAACTGATCTACGAGGAAACCCCAGGCCTTGGCGCCAAGCGTTTCCGTGCACAGCTGGATGAGAACCCGAAAAACGACGTGGCCCGTTACGGCCTGGCGATCGCCCAGATCAAGGGTGGCCAGTTGAATGAGGCGCGGGAGAATCTCAAGCAACTGCTGGAGAGATCGCCAAACGAGATCATCTTCAACCTCGCGCAGGTCGATCTGGATATCACCAACAATCGCCTGGCGGAGGCGCAGTCGCGGGTCGACCGCATGCTGACGCAGTATCCGGGCAACTACCCGTTGAATCAGGTGCGAGTCGATCTGTTACTGAAACAGAATCGCACCGCCGATGCGGAAAAAGCCCTGGAAGGCCTGTTGAAATCGCGCCCGGACGATCCGGACGTCTGGTATCAGGTGGCTGAAACGCGCGGTCTGTCAGGCAATATCATCGGCCTGCATCAAGCTCGCGCCGAGTACTTCGCGCTGGTTGGGGATTATCGTCAGGCCATCCAGCAACTGGACTTCGCCAAACGCAAGGCTGGCAGCAACTTCCCGTTGTCATCGCGTATCGATGCTCGTCAGCGCGAGCTGATGGAGCAGGAACGCATGATCAAGGACATGATGGGATAA
- a CDS encoding sulfurtransferase TusA family protein has translation MTDAVAHDCELDASGLNCPLPLLKAKMELNKLPSGAVLKVIATDAGSQRDFRTFARLAGHTLLREEDEAGVYRYWLKKA, from the coding sequence ATGACCGACGCTGTAGCCCATGACTGTGAACTGGACGCCAGCGGCCTGAATTGCCCGTTGCCGTTGCTCAAGGCCAAGATGGAACTGAACAAGCTGCCCAGCGGCGCGGTACTCAAGGTGATCGCCACTGACGCCGGCTCGCAACGCGACTTCCGCACCTTTGCCCGGTTGGCCGGTCATACGCTGCTGCGTGAAGAAGACGAGGCGGGCGTCTACCGTTACTGGTTGAAAAAAGCCTGA
- a CDS encoding AI-2E family transporter — protein sequence MFKVLRDWIQRYFSDEEAVVLAVLLFLAFTAVLTLGGMLAPVLAGMVLAYLMQGLVVTLERLRMPGGAAVGLVFALFMGVLMLFIVVVLPLLWHQLITLFNELPGMLAKWQSLLLLLPERYPHLVSDEQVLQAIEAARGEIGKFGQWALTFSLSSLPLLVNIMIYLVLVPILVFFFLKDRVMIGEWVRGYLPRERALITRVAEEMNRQIANYIRGKVIEIVICGGVTYIAFVALGLNYAALLALLVGVSVVVPYVGAVVVTVPVMLIALFQWGWSDQFIYLMAVYGIIQTLDGNVLVPLLFSEAVNLHPVAIICAVLLFGGLWGFWGVFFAIPLATLFKAVLDAWPRKEPVVAPLL from the coding sequence ATGTTCAAAGTGTTACGCGACTGGATTCAGCGCTACTTTTCCGATGAGGAAGCCGTGGTGCTGGCGGTGTTGTTGTTTCTCGCCTTCACCGCCGTGCTTACCCTTGGCGGAATGCTCGCGCCCGTGCTGGCGGGGATGGTGCTGGCGTACCTGATGCAGGGGCTGGTGGTTACCCTGGAGCGTCTGCGCATGCCTGGTGGCGCAGCGGTGGGGCTGGTGTTTGCGCTGTTCATGGGCGTGCTGATGCTGTTCATCGTCGTGGTGTTGCCGCTGCTCTGGCATCAATTGATCACGTTGTTCAACGAGCTACCGGGCATGCTCGCCAAGTGGCAATCGCTGCTGTTGCTGCTGCCGGAGCGCTATCCACATCTGGTGTCCGACGAGCAGGTGCTGCAAGCCATCGAAGCAGCGCGCGGCGAGATCGGTAAATTCGGCCAGTGGGCGCTGACGTTCTCGTTGTCGAGCCTGCCGCTGCTGGTAAACATCATGATCTACCTGGTCCTGGTGCCGATCCTGGTGTTCTTCTTCCTCAAGGATCGGGTAATGATCGGCGAGTGGGTGCGCGGCTATTTGCCACGCGAGCGGGCGCTGATCACCCGGGTTGCCGAGGAAATGAACCGACAGATCGCCAACTACATTCGTGGCAAGGTCATCGAGATCGTGATCTGTGGCGGGGTGACCTACATCGCCTTCGTCGCCCTCGGGCTGAACTACGCGGCGCTGCTGGCGTTGCTGGTGGGCGTGTCGGTGGTGGTGCCGTATGTCGGGGCGGTGGTGGTGACTGTGCCGGTGATGCTGATTGCACTGTTCCAGTGGGGCTGGAGTGATCAGTTCATCTATCTGATGGCGGTCTACGGGATCATCCAGACGCTGGACGGCAACGTGCTGGTGCCGTTGCTGTTTTCCGAAGCGGTCAATCTGCACCCGGTGGCGATCATCTGCGCGGTGCTGTTGTTCGGCGGGTTGTGGGGCTTCTGGGGCGTGTTCTTCGCGATTCCGCTGGCGACGCTGTTCAAGGCTGTGCTTGATGCGTGGCCGCGCAAGGAGCCGGTGGTGGCGCCGCTACTCTGA
- a CDS encoding peroxiredoxin, whose amino-acid sequence MAVAIDQPVADFEAPATSGQTVSLSALKGKQVVIYFYPKDSTPGCTTEGQGFRDQYAAFKAANTEIFGISRDSLKSHENFKCKQEFPFELISDKDEAVCQLFDVIKLKKLYGKEYMGVDRSTFLIDKNGVLRQEWRGVKVPGHVDAVLAAAQALNKA is encoded by the coding sequence ATGGCCGTAGCTATCGATCAACCGGTTGCCGATTTCGAAGCGCCCGCCACCAGCGGGCAGACCGTCAGCCTTTCGGCCCTCAAGGGCAAGCAAGTGGTGATCTACTTCTACCCGAAGGACAGCACCCCGGGCTGCACCACTGAAGGTCAGGGCTTTCGTGATCAGTACGCGGCGTTCAAGGCTGCCAACACGGAAATCTTCGGCATCTCCCGCGACAGCCTGAAGTCCCACGAGAACTTCAAGTGCAAGCAGGAGTTTCCGTTCGAGCTGATCAGCGACAAGGACGAAGCCGTCTGCCAGCTGTTCGATGTGATCAAGCTGAAAAAACTCTACGGCAAGGAATATATGGGCGTGGATCGCAGCACGTTCCTGATCGACAAGAATGGCGTACTGCGCCAGGAATGGCGCGGCGTGAAGGTGCCAGGCCACGTTGATGCAGTTTTGGCTGCTGCTCAGGCGCTGAACAAGGCCTGA